The proteins below are encoded in one region of Haloarcula marismortui ATCC 43049:
- a CDS encoding PAS domain S-box protein, with protein sequence MKLRTQISILLIVFAVLLSGIVFAGFQLNKESVTGRQLDETTQHSERIAAGLDTRLKGLKRTVRLQATNPAIAAHGTPQQHYALKTMVNETMFNGVSVIHRNGTMTGIAAGLDPETRSELIGSDFSDRHYFQRARNGETYISAPVVADSGNYIVTISTPIYRDGAVVGTLNAALHLQDSSIFRMASKTANRDSSVFIRTQSGNQIYNRSAHLSSDPVTANATVNETGWIVQVQTSRNVLAGDLRTVTIYQLGGIGLVLALISGFGSILYTQILRYHRQLVRGFEALQRQEYGQQVAEEATGDWGQIFTAFNELSQTLAEYEEERVKHRNELQQERDRFRRLFQSIPEPAVVVEYTGNKTLIHNVNEAFEETFGYEASNAVGGDINDFIVPDGSLEEAESIDQLSSSGKQVTHEVRREAADGKRDFLLRSTPAVDGEDEVYFGVYIDITDRKQQERELTETNSVLSSVLDNMPVGILIEDADRTITTANKKLLDILDVSLTPSGLIGCEYAEIAETLKTQFADPDQFNETVNKIHSTRDAVFDEELLMADGRILARSYVSYSLPDGTGNIWLYRDITKNRQRERKLRETLEKTQKLIQAESIDEAATIAVEIANQTLSFPLSSVHLERKDGELEPAAITDAFEEGVGDTPVYQRTADNSSIDKLVWDVYTSGETRVLTDTGAEIPETISGMPSSGGIIQPMTNHGVLVTLGDSPNRFDEFDQYLVELLGAILATTLDRINQKQQIESQRDNLDLLNQIVRHDIRNDLQILLGRLDLLAERANDAQSEHVNAALRCAENAVELTQSARELSEVLLQNGTDSKPISLNRVVRQQIEEIRSANTDAEITINGSIPDVMIRANEMFDSVIRNLLKNAIQHNDKQDPEITISAIDQKEYVQLRIADNGPGVRDAQKESIFGKGEKELESSGTGIGLYLVSTLIESYGGDVWVEDNNPRGAVFVIELVKDS encoded by the coding sequence ATGAAACTTCGTACCCAAATTAGTATTCTCTTAATAGTTTTTGCTGTCCTCCTGTCTGGGATCGTCTTTGCAGGGTTTCAGTTGAACAAAGAGTCAGTTACTGGTCGACAACTGGATGAGACAACCCAGCATAGCGAGAGGATTGCAGCAGGACTTGATACCAGGTTGAAGGGACTAAAGCGAACTGTTCGTCTCCAGGCGACAAATCCAGCTATCGCTGCACACGGTACCCCACAACAGCACTATGCGCTGAAAACGATGGTGAACGAGACTATGTTCAATGGGGTTTCAGTTATCCATCGAAACGGAACAATGACCGGGATAGCAGCGGGGCTTGATCCGGAGACACGGTCTGAGCTAATCGGCTCCGATTTTAGTGACCGGCACTACTTTCAGCGAGCTCGTAATGGCGAAACCTATATTAGTGCACCTGTAGTCGCCGATTCTGGTAATTATATTGTTACGATAAGTACACCGATCTATCGAGATGGGGCCGTTGTTGGGACACTCAATGCTGCACTTCACCTCCAGGATAGTTCGATTTTTAGAATGGCTTCAAAAACCGCTAACCGCGATAGCAGTGTTTTCATTCGAACACAGTCAGGAAATCAGATCTATAACCGGTCAGCCCATCTTAGCTCAGATCCGGTCACAGCGAATGCTACTGTCAACGAGACTGGTTGGATTGTTCAGGTACAAACAAGCCGAAACGTTCTCGCCGGAGACCTCCGGACGGTTACTATTTATCAGCTTGGTGGGATTGGGCTAGTTCTGGCTCTCATCAGTGGGTTCGGATCTATTTTGTATACACAGATACTGAGGTACCACAGACAACTGGTTCGCGGATTTGAAGCACTGCAACGGCAAGAATACGGGCAGCAAGTAGCTGAAGAGGCAACTGGTGACTGGGGACAGATATTCACTGCATTTAATGAGTTGAGTCAAACACTTGCGGAGTATGAGGAAGAGCGTGTCAAGCACAGAAATGAGCTCCAACAGGAACGAGATCGGTTCCGAAGGCTATTTCAGAGCATCCCGGAACCAGCCGTTGTAGTTGAGTATACTGGCAACAAAACACTCATACATAATGTAAACGAGGCGTTTGAGGAGACGTTTGGATATGAGGCATCCAATGCAGTTGGTGGAGACATCAATGACTTCATTGTTCCTGACGGAAGCCTTGAAGAAGCGGAAAGTATTGACCAACTATCATCCTCTGGCAAACAGGTTACCCACGAAGTCCGTCGAGAGGCGGCTGATGGAAAGCGTGACTTTTTGTTACGGTCTACACCGGCTGTAGACGGCGAAGACGAGGTGTATTTCGGCGTGTATATCGATATTACGGACCGCAAGCAGCAGGAACGGGAACTCACCGAGACTAACAGCGTCTTGTCTTCGGTTCTTGACAATATGCCAGTCGGGATTCTGATTGAAGATGCTGATCGAACAATCACGACAGCGAACAAAAAGTTACTTGATATTTTAGATGTGTCTCTGACCCCCAGTGGACTCATCGGCTGCGAGTACGCTGAAATAGCGGAGACTCTGAAGACACAGTTCGCTGATCCAGATCAATTCAATGAAACGGTCAATAAAATACATTCTACGCGAGATGCTGTTTTCGATGAAGAACTGCTGATGGCAGATGGCCGCATTTTAGCTCGGAGCTACGTGTCGTACTCGCTGCCAGATGGAACGGGAAACATTTGGCTGTATCGGGACATCACAAAAAATCGGCAGCGTGAGCGCAAATTACGTGAAACGCTGGAAAAGACGCAGAAACTCATTCAGGCCGAAAGCATCGATGAAGCTGCCACAATTGCGGTCGAGATTGCTAATCAGACACTGTCGTTTCCCCTTAGCAGTGTCCATCTTGAACGAAAGGACGGTGAACTTGAACCTGCAGCCATAACCGATGCATTCGAGGAGGGTGTAGGAGACACACCGGTATACCAGCGGACCGCAGATAACAGTTCGATAGACAAACTGGTTTGGGATGTGTATACTTCAGGAGAAACGCGGGTTCTTACTGATACTGGGGCAGAGATACCAGAGACAATCAGTGGTATGCCCTCTAGTGGTGGGATTATTCAACCAATGACGAATCACGGCGTATTGGTTACACTTGGTGACTCACCTAATAGATTCGATGAATTCGATCAATATCTCGTTGAACTGCTTGGGGCAATTCTAGCCACGACACTTGACCGTATCAATCAGAAGCAACAGATCGAATCACAGCGAGATAATTTGGACCTCCTCAATCAGATTGTTCGGCATGACATCAGGAACGATCTACAGATACTGCTCGGCCGGCTTGATTTACTCGCAGAGCGGGCTAACGACGCTCAGTCGGAACACGTCAACGCTGCGTTGAGATGTGCGGAAAACGCAGTTGAATTGACCCAGTCGGCACGGGAACTGTCCGAGGTACTGCTTCAGAATGGGACTGATAGCAAACCGATTTCACTTAATCGTGTCGTTCGACAGCAGATTGAAGAAATACGCTCAGCAAATACAGATGCGGAAATTACGATTAATGGGTCGATTCCGGACGTTATGATTAGAGCCAACGAAATGTTTGATTCAGTCATTCGCAATCTTCTCAAAAACGCGATCCAACATAATGACAAACAGGACCCTGAAATAACAATTTCGGCGATAGATCAGAAAGAATACGTACAACTACGTATCGCAGACAACGGTCCGGGCGTCCGAGATGCACAGAAAGAGTCGATATTTGGGAAAGGTGAAAAAGAATTAGAAAGCAGCGGGACTGGCATTGGACTGTATCTCGTGAGCACACTGATTGAGAGCTATGGCGGAGATGTATGGGTTGAAGACAACAATCCTAGAGGAGCAGTCTTTGTGATTGAACTGGTAAAGGATAGCTAG
- a CDS encoding PadR family transcriptional regulator, giving the protein MHGLTAFQRDLLFVVAGKSKPAGVAIKDEIEEYYEKKIHYGRLYPNLDTLIDKGLVEKEKKDGRTNGYIITNRGRRELQARCDWENKYYN; this is encoded by the coding sequence ATGCACGGCCTGACAGCATTTCAACGAGACTTATTGTTCGTAGTCGCTGGAAAATCCAAACCCGCTGGTGTCGCAATCAAAGACGAAATTGAAGAATATTACGAGAAGAAGATTCATTACGGCCGACTTTATCCAAATCTGGATACGCTCATCGACAAAGGTCTCGTCGAGAAAGAGAAGAAAGACGGACGGACGAATGGCTACATAATCACCAATCGTGGGCGTCGAGAGCTTCAAGCCCGGTGCGACTGGGAGAATAAGTACTACAACTGA